From a region of the Actinomycetota bacterium genome:
- a CDS encoding AAA family ATPase: protein MIMDLTSLDYQAANPASELTNISAWVFRAVAGHLPVLRSLQIPGQVDAADLAELAGSVIHEFSTVGYSTAVAQSGESTIYISATRTSAQVTVAAPTRALVETALTSIERLAKAPRLPGVVDVTFWTLSRGYPRVQVKRLSTPAWAEIEMNYAAAVSSALSQLVALDGKVGQGQLLIWTGPPGTGKTTALRALMREWASWCQFHVIIDPERLFAEPSYLLDLLNEAQRGNYQSADTQEPAARPWRAIVCEDADDFIASSNRKATGAGMSRLLNVADGVLGQGERVLILMTSNAPVSRIDPALLRPGRNLGHLEFEALSEVEAQRWLGNSTAAIPAGGLTLAELFERSGAVTRLVSKPTSQMTHGNYL from the coding sequence GTGATCATGGACCTGACCTCACTCGACTACCAGGCAGCCAATCCCGCCTCGGAGTTGACCAATATAAGCGCGTGGGTCTTCCGGGCCGTTGCCGGACACCTGCCGGTGCTCCGCTCTCTACAAATCCCCGGGCAGGTCGATGCAGCGGATCTCGCAGAACTAGCCGGATCTGTCATTCACGAATTCTCCACCGTCGGATACTCGACAGCCGTCGCACAGTCTGGCGAATCAACGATCTATATTAGCGCGACAAGGACGTCGGCACAGGTCACCGTGGCGGCACCCACACGGGCCCTGGTCGAAACCGCCTTGACAAGTATCGAACGACTGGCTAAGGCACCGCGCCTGCCCGGCGTTGTGGATGTCACCTTCTGGACTCTTTCGCGCGGTTATCCTCGAGTACAGGTCAAGCGGTTGTCCACACCGGCCTGGGCGGAGATCGAGATGAATTACGCGGCAGCGGTCAGTTCAGCGCTCAGTCAGCTGGTCGCACTGGACGGAAAAGTCGGACAGGGTCAGCTGCTTATCTGGACGGGCCCGCCGGGCACCGGAAAAACAACAGCCTTACGAGCGCTCATGCGCGAATGGGCATCATGGTGTCAATTCCACGTGATCATCGACCCAGAACGACTCTTCGCTGAGCCGTCCTACCTCCTCGACCTTCTCAACGAGGCACAAAGAGGCAACTACCAAAGCGCCGATACGCAAGAGCCAGCCGCGCGACCGTGGCGCGCGATAGTCTGCGAGGACGCTGACGACTTCATCGCATCCAGCAACCGAAAGGCCACCGGTGCTGGAATGAGCCGCCTGTTGAACGTCGCCGACGGCGTGCTCGGCCAAGGCGAGCGGGTACTCATCCTTATGACCAGCAATGCTCCGGTGTCACGTATCGATCCGGCGCTTCTGCGGCCCGGGCGAAATCTCGGGCATCTTGAGTTCGAGGCTCTGAGCGAGGTTGAGGCACAGAGATGGTTAGGTAACTCCACGGCAGCGATTCCGGCAGGAGGTCTGACGCTCGCCGAGTTGTTCGAGCGTAGCGGCGCTGTTACTCGACTTGTAAGTAAGCCCACCTCGCAGATGACGCATGGAAACTACCTATGA
- a CDS encoding peptidase S16 produces the protein MAPDEQVVLPLFPLRTVLVPGLVLPLHIFEPRYRTLVADLLARPEDQQRFGVVAIREGREVGPDGAKALYEVGTVAVVDRVDPHADGRFDLMAHGGPRFRLHSVESGRPYLQGTVSFLDETDGDRADELAAWVSQRFSDYRAAVLGAGDTGEQDEGPGLPAEPTLVSYLVGAAMVLDLTERQALLECPDTSARLRAELRLLRRETGLIAAVRSLPAPELARAPITLN, from the coding sequence GTGGCGCCCGACGAGCAGGTCGTCCTTCCGCTGTTCCCACTGCGGACCGTGCTCGTGCCTGGGCTGGTCCTGCCGCTGCACATCTTCGAACCCCGGTACCGGACGCTGGTCGCCGACCTGCTCGCCCGCCCGGAGGATCAGCAGCGGTTCGGGGTCGTGGCGATCCGGGAGGGTCGCGAGGTCGGCCCGGACGGGGCGAAGGCGCTGTACGAGGTAGGCACGGTCGCCGTGGTCGACCGCGTGGACCCGCATGCCGATGGCCGGTTCGACCTGATGGCCCACGGCGGTCCCCGATTCCGGCTGCACAGCGTCGAGAGTGGCCGGCCGTACCTGCAGGGAACCGTGAGTTTCCTCGACGAGACCGACGGGGACCGCGCCGACGAGCTGGCCGCCTGGGTCTCGCAGCGATTCTCCGACTACCGCGCCGCGGTGCTGGGCGCCGGTGACACCGGCGAGCAGGACGAGGGGCCCGGCCTGCCGGCCGAGCCGACGCTGGTGTCGTACCTGGTCGGCGCGGCCATGGTGCTGGATCTGACCGAGCGCCAGGCACTCCTGGAATGTCCCGACACCAGTGCCCGGCTGCGTGCCGAGTTGCGGCTGCTGCGCCGCGAGACCGGCCTGATCGCCGCGGTGCGGTCGCTCCCGGCGCCGGAACTCGCTCGCGCCCCGATCACCCTGAACTGA